One stretch of Plasmodium berghei ANKA genome assembly, contig: PbANKA_00_3, whole genome shotgun sequence DNA includes these proteins:
- a CDS encoding fam-a protein → MNKFYIQFVLFLLTISLYVNNKTLASDPAPGTSTTPESTHHYPTSEVYEKNKHLLSTDPEETINAEKHMEEIVEYFYRHVIGAYGLKDSREKKNKLGWMYGFKKNYQDNRYIERIHYRPYYDSNHRPKYIPNMHDQITSMLWDPDCKKPFNDGSFKIARVYNPNLVMIQQRYGGSSMNSQKYFYALAAYVEKSKRKSMIVMAIVDINDPNPSNKEYKDAIIKNANLLKTTIDSEDHIRQGKLEKPFVNIAGYFIDEFSSTDFNIVYAKSFDKNAPDVLDNPDVLGALNCSKASYSLDVSGITDALDGSKAPAPKKKSCFLCC, encoded by the exons ATGAATAAGTTTTATATccaatttgttttatttcttttaaccATCTCCCTATAtgtgaataataaaaccCTTGCATCTGACCCTGCTCCAGGAACATCTACAACACCCGAATCAACACATCATTATCCTAC TTCAGAagtatatgaaaaaaacaagcACCTATTAAGTACCGATCCAGAAGAAACTATAAATGCGGAAAAACATATGGAAGAAATTGTAGAATATTTCTATAGGCATGTTATAGGTGCGTATGGTTTAAAGGATAGTCgtgagaaaaaaaataaattgggTTGGATGTAtggatttaaaaaaaactatcAAGACAATAGATATATTGAAAGAATACATTATCGTCCATATTATGATTCAAATCATCGtccaaaatatattcccAATATG CATGATCAAATAACAAGCATGTTATGGGATCCCGATTGTAAAAAACCTTTCAATGATGGCTCTTTTAAAA tTGCCCGTGTGTACAATCCAAATTTAGTAATGATACAACAACGTTACGGAGGTAGTTCTATGAACTCtcagaaatatttttatgcttTAGCTGCATATGTTGAA AAatcaaaaagaaaaagtaTGATTGTCATGGCTATAGTAGATATAAATGATCCCAACCCTTCcaataaagaatataaagacgcaatcataaaaaacgcaaatttattaaaaactACAATTGATTCTGAAGATCATATTAGACAAGGAAAATTAGAAAAACCGTTTGTTAACATAGCTGGATATTTCATAGATGAATTTTCATCAACTGATTTTAATATCGTCTATGCCAAATCT tttgataaaaatgctCCCGATGTTCTCGATAATCCCGATGTTCTCGGTGCTCTCAATTGTTCCAAAGCTTCCTATTCTCTCGATGTTTCCGGTATTACCGATGCTCTCGATGGTTCCAAAGCTCCCGCTCCCAAAAAAAAGAGCTGTTTCCTATGTTGTTAA